DNA from Agarilytica rhodophyticola:
AGCCGCTCAATGTTTTGATTTTTCCAGTGAGAAGAGCTTTGTCCGTTTTTTCTAATCGTGCCCTGATCAAAATCTATTAGCCAAATATTATCGTCACTATCGAGTAAGATATTGTGTATGTTGAGGTCATGGTGATACACCTGGTGATCGTGAAACTGACGAATAGTACTGCCAATTTTTTTCCATAAACGTGTATCGATCGTTTCTAAAGTTAACCGTTTTAGTAAGCTATCAGCGTTTTTTATACGTGAGATAATAATATCATTGGTACAGTAAAGACCTCCCACCTTGCTGACTCTGCAGGCCACAGGTTGAGGAACGGGAAGAGATAAAGCCCTTAATTGTGCTAATAGCAGAAACTCTCTATAGGCACGGGTTTGGGCATAACCAAGATATAGATAATGATCCTTAATAACCTTACCAATTAGACCACCACGGTAATAGTGACGCAAAACATATTCGTGATCCTGGTGCTGGAAAAACCAGGTGGTTCCACGTCCCTTAGCTTTTCCCGTGATTAAGTTTTCTTCTTGCCAATAACTGGGAGAAAAAATGTTATCGTTATTGTCGGCAAAGACAGTGATATCTCTCGTGCTAATACTATGGCCGCTTCGGTAAGTCCCAAAAGTCTGGCTATCTAAAACACTGTTGTTATCTTCTGTCATAGGGATGTTTGTGTAGTGGTTGGCAGCAATTTATATTAATCGTGGCCAGCGTATGTTAACCATGGTTATTTATAGCTATTTATATCAAAATACGCCGCACATTCAGTAAACTTTGGCTATTTTGGAGATAAGTACATGCCCGGTCAAACTCTTTCGCTAAGTTCTGCCCCAGACTCGTTATGTATTTTGCGTCTGTCGGCGATCGGTGATGTTTGTCATGCAGTTGCGGTTGTACAGCAAATCCAGAAAAAATACCCTGGCACTAAAATTACTTGGGTTATCGGTAAAGTCGAACTCAGCTTGTTACAAGGGCTCACGGGTGTTGAATTTGTCGTCTTTGATAAACGTGCAGGTATTCGTGGCTACCTAGAGCTTAGAAAGAAGCTCGCTGGTCGAACCTTTGACGTGGTTTTTCAAATGCAAATTGCCTTGCGCGCCAGTCTCGCAAGTCTATGCATTAGAGGTAAAAATAAAATTGGCTTCGATACTTATCGCTCAAAAGAAGCGCACGGTCTATTCATTAATGAACGAATCAAACCACAGCAGTTTCCTCATGTAATAGAGGGCTTTCAAGCATTTGCTGAAGCCATTGGTGTTGAACACATGCCTTTTTCCTGGAGTATGCCCCTCACCCAAGAACAAGAACTAGCATGTTTAGATAGCTTTGCGCTGCCTAAAAAATATGCTGTCCTATGTCCTGCGGCAAGTAAAGCTGAGCGCAACTGGAATATCGCAGGATATGCCCATATTGCACACTATATAAGCACTAAAGGCTTGGACGTTGTACTGTGTGGTGGCCCGACAGAATTAGAACGAAAGTTAAGTGACCACATTAAACATCAGGCGGCATCTTATGGTGATGACTCAAAGTTGATCGATGTGGTTGGAAAAACCTCACTAATACAATTGTTAGCGATTTTAAAAAATGCACATTTTGTTATTGCCCCTGATACAGGCCCTGCACATATGGCGGTCACTGTTAATACACCCGTGGTTGGTTTGTATGCGCATAGCAATCCTCGTCGTACCGGGCCCTATTTATACCAGCGTTATGTGGTCAATGCCTATGACGATATCATTCGAGAGCAGTGCGGCAAAAGCTGGCAAGACTTACCCTGGGGGCAGAGGGCGAAAGGTGAGGATCTAATGGCAAGAATCTCAGTCGATCAAGTCAAAGCAAAAATTGATAATGTATTACAGGATTTCTACCCACAGATTTGTGATGGCTAGGGCCTAGAGTCTGTAGAGCAGTTGATCGAGCTTGTCTACGCTAGTTTTGGTAGCCCCTTGGTTTTGCTTAAGTACCGTTAGTGCATTTTCTCCGAGCTGCTGTGCATGATCGGGATCACTCACCATTTTAGTCACGGCATTTGCTAGCGTTTCGGCGTTACTGTCGTCAACTTGCAACCATCCATTGGCCTGCTCAAGTCGTTGTGCAATATCTTGAAAATTACTCATATTTGGCCCGACGATAATTGGGCAAGAGAAAAGTGCCGGTTCCAATGGGTTATGACCACCAGTCGCGCCAAAACTGCCGGCCACTGTGCATACATCTGCAATTCTATAAAACAGCAGTAGCTCGCCCATAGTATCGATTAGCCAAATGTTGTGCTGTTCACTAGGTAACTGCCCTTGGCTTCTTTTTACCACTGACAAGCCTTCTGTTTGGATACTTAATTCAAGAGGTTTGATTCGCTCTGGATGGCGTGGAGCTAGTATACATAATATATCGGGATGTTTGCGGTGTATGACTTTTAGGCTTGATAGTATTAAGGCTTCTTCATCTTGATGGCTGCTGCCGATGACCCAAACCTTTCGATTTTTGGTTGCGTTTACAATTTCTATAGCTTTGTCTTCTATGTCCTCTGGTTTAACTAAGTCGTATTTCAAGTTGCCTGATACACTTGTGCTGTCGGCGAGCGCTCCGAGCTGTATGAAACGTTCCGCATCTTCCTTACTCTGCGCCAATATATTATCTACTTTGCATAACGTGCCTGTTATTAATGATTGTATTTTTTGGTAGCGTGTAAAAGATCGGGCTGAAATCCTTGCGTTAATTAAAAGCAGCTTGATTTTACGTGTATTGCAAGCATCGATAAGACTTGGCCAGATTTCTGTTTCCATAATCACGATGGCCAGAGGTTTTAGCTTGTTAAGAAAAAGCGCGACGGAATAAGGTGTATCAAAGGGTAAATAACAGTGTTGCACTCGTGAGCCAAAACTTTTCTTAACTTGTTCAGAGCCTGTTGGTGTAAAGGTTGTCACGGTAATAAGGTGCTGCGGGTATTGTATAAGCAATGCCTCAATAAAAGGGCGAAGGGCAATAACCTCTCCTACACTTGCTCCATGAATAACAATACCTCCGGATCTCTCGACTTGCGCCAAACCAAAACGCTCCAAAATCCTTTGGCGATATGACCTTTGCTTGATAGAGCGAATGAATAAACCCAGACACAAGAATGGTGTAATAAGCGTCAATAGTAGTTTGTAGAAAAATAATGGCACCATAGGTCATTTATTACCAACAATGTTTATTGTGAAAAGGGACCATTTTAACGAGAATACTCCAATAATAAGTACATGCTTAGGGCCTGTTCACATTATCTTAGCATAAGGCTATCTACTAACTTAGCTGAGTATGAAATATAGCCCTGCAATGTCGCCAAACTATTTTGAAGTTTGAGGCGCCGGATTGCAAGAGTGAACCATTTAGCTTGCGCTAAATGAGAAGCTTAAAATTTAAAAGTAGTGCTCATCTCTACATCTTGTTAGATTTTAGTCGTGTTCACAATAATGTTACGCGAGTGTGCTTTTCTACTGAATTGAATGTTTGCTTTATTTGAGGTTAGTTCTGTGCGTTTTTGTTTAATATTCTTAGTTTTTTTATTTTCTGTGAATGTTGCTGGGCAAGGGTTAAACGATAATCTCAGCGCGAATGGTTATGCAAAGTTTAGTGAATTTGGAGACGGTGTTTTTATTGCCGCGCTTTACGTCGATGCTCCGTCAAGTGATGTCGCTGCTTTAAGAAATAAAACTGAAAAACGTATAGAAATAAAAATAGTTGCAGATAAATATTCCTACAGGCGTTTAGCGAGTATGTTTGTCAAGGGGGTGGCGATCAATAATCCCCCTAGTTTGTTAACACAAAGTGCTAAAGCTATGGAGAATTTTCTGAGCTGGTTTCGTGGTAATTTCGTGGCTGGTGACCATATTGTCTTACAAAATAAAGCGACGGGCTTCGCTCTTTATATTAACGGTGTAGAACTTGCCGATATTAAGTCTCCGCAATTATTTAATATGTTATTAAATACTTGGATTGGTGATGTGCCCCCAAGCCGAGATTTTAAAGCCTCTATTCTCGGTGACACTAGCGGCGGTGATTATGCCGGTGAGTTCTTGGTATTGCAGCCTAAGCCTAGTCGTGTCAGCGTTATGGAAGGATGGAAAGCAAATTTGGCTGAAGCAGAAGAGCGAAATTCACAAGAGCAAAGCGCCAGCAAACAAACTATTAAAGTGGCGGCAGCTCCAGCGGTAAAAAAAGTAGTCAAAACAGTGGCGAAAAGTGCTGCAACGCCGAAGCCGAAAGCAAGTGTTCGGCCATTAGCTAAACAAGAGGTTAAAAAAACACCGAATGTTGCAAGTACTCCGCAGGCGCCAAAGGCAGCCAAACAAGAGAAAGTGATAAAAATTGTTGTGACACCAACGCCGAAGCCAGTCAGAGAAATACGCAGAGAAGAGCTTGTACAAGAAGATGCTATACCTCCCAGTAGGGATGACGAATTTTCTGCAGAAAATCTGCTCGCCACTCAGTTATACACGAATACCTTATTACGCCATTGTCAGAGTAAAATGACCTATCCTCGTGTTTCCCGTCGTTTAGGGCATACAGGAGTGGTGGTTGCTAAAGTGACCATCGATCGCGATGGTAAACTGGTATCTTCTCAGCTGACCCAAGAAACTGAATACGATTCGCTCAACTCAGCTGTTAAGAATGGTATTAAGCGTTCTGTACCTTATCCTGATATGCCAGAGCATATAAAAAGTGATACGTTTACTTTTCAAGTACCAGTGGCTTATAAACTTGCTAACTAGTTTCTATAGCCTCAGTCAAGTGTGATTCAATTGGTACTAAGGAAGGCCTAGTGCCGACTGTTGGCGTAAGCATACAATAGTCGGTGCTGTAAAAAAAATGATCACTATTTTACTGGATGACCAGCAGTACCCATAAAAATGGCAATATTTGGAGCAATTCTTCCCCTAAACTGACTATTTCCTTTTTGTTTGTTTGCCTGCTAGGGGCGCATAAGTTACCCTGGATCTAATAAAAGTCAGAAATGTTCCAGAGAAAGAATACTGCCTTATGAGTACTCGTCAGACGCCACTTGCCATTGCGCTCGTTCCTGTTGTTATTTTGATTACCCTACTATCGATCAATGTATTTATCTTTAAAGATGATGCGGTGAGTGGTTCCAATCAAATTATCCTAATCTTTAGTGGTGCTTTGGCCGCATTGCTGGCTTTGAAGTACGGCCACCAATGGCAGGATTTGGAAGGCGGAGTTATTAATAGTATTCGTATTGCGATGCCTGCAATTCTGATTCTACTTATGGTCGGAGCATTATCTGGTACTTGGTTAGTCAGTGGCATCATTCCGACGATGATCTACTATGGCTTGCATGTGCTTAATCCCTCAATTTTTCTTGTGGCTGCCTGTATTATTTGTATTTTTGTGGCTGTTTTTACAGGAAGTTCATGGACCACATCTGCCACTGTGGGCATAGCGCTAATTGGTATTGGTAAAGTCCTCGGTTTGCACCCAGGGATGATTGCCGGAGCAATTTTATCCGGTGCGTACTTCGGCGATAAAATGTCGCCTTTATCGGATACCACTAATCTAGCTTCTGCCTCCACCGGAACGGAATTGTTTACTCATATCCGCTATATGTGTTTTACCACTATCCCAAGTATTTGTCTGGCTCTGTTAATCTTTCTGGTGTTGGGATTGGGGGCTGATAAAAGTACCTCTGATGATACCATTGGTGTCATACTCACCAGCTTAGATAACAGCTTTGTTATCACTCCTTGGTTGTTGTTAGTGCCGGCAGCCGTTATTGTCATGATTGTAAAGAAGGTGCCTGCGTTGCCGGCATTGTTTGCAGGCACATTGCTTGGTGTCGTGTTTGCGTTTATATTTCAGA
Protein-coding regions in this window:
- a CDS encoding 3-deoxy-D-manno-octulosonic acid kinase, encoding MTEDNNSVLDSQTFGTYRSGHSISTRDITVFADNNDNIFSPSYWQEENLITGKAKGRGTTWFFQHQDHEYVLRHYYRGGLIGKVIKDHYLYLGYAQTRAYREFLLLAQLRALSLPVPQPVACRVSKVGGLYCTNDIIISRIKNADSLLKRLTLETIDTRLWKKIGSTIRQFHDHQVYHHDLNIHNILLDSDDNIWLIDFDQGTIRKNGQSSSHWKNQNIERLLRSFNKEATKHTHFLWQQDDWLSLLAGYQQ
- a CDS encoding glycosyltransferase family 9 protein, with the translated sequence MPGQTLSLSSAPDSLCILRLSAIGDVCHAVAVVQQIQKKYPGTKITWVIGKVELSLLQGLTGVEFVVFDKRAGIRGYLELRKKLAGRTFDVVFQMQIALRASLASLCIRGKNKIGFDTYRSKEAHGLFINERIKPQQFPHVIEGFQAFAEAIGVEHMPFSWSMPLTQEQELACLDSFALPKKYAVLCPAASKAERNWNIAGYAHIAHYISTKGLDVVLCGGPTELERKLSDHIKHQAASYGDDSKLIDVVGKTSLIQLLAILKNAHFVIAPDTGPAHMAVTVNTPVVGLYAHSNPRRTGPYLYQRYVVNAYDDIIREQCGKSWQDLPWGQRAKGEDLMARISVDQVKAKIDNVLQDFYPQICDG
- the waaA gene encoding lipid IV(A) 3-deoxy-D-manno-octulosonic acid transferase; amino-acid sequence: MVPLFFYKLLLTLITPFLCLGLFIRSIKQRSYRQRILERFGLAQVERSGGIVIHGASVGEVIALRPFIEALLIQYPQHLITVTTFTPTGSEQVKKSFGSRVQHCYLPFDTPYSVALFLNKLKPLAIVIMETEIWPSLIDACNTRKIKLLLINARISARSFTRYQKIQSLITGTLCKVDNILAQSKEDAERFIQLGALADSTSVSGNLKYDLVKPEDIEDKAIEIVNATKNRKVWVIGSSHQDEEALILSSLKVIHRKHPDILCILAPRHPERIKPLELSIQTEGLSVVKRSQGQLPSEQHNIWLIDTMGELLLFYRIADVCTVAGSFGATGGHNPLEPALFSCPIIVGPNMSNFQDIAQRLEQANGWLQVDDSNAETLANAVTKMVSDPDHAQQLGENALTVLKQNQGATKTSVDKLDQLLYRL
- a CDS encoding TonB family protein, translating into MRFCLIFLVFLFSVNVAGQGLNDNLSANGYAKFSEFGDGVFIAALYVDAPSSDVAALRNKTEKRIEIKIVADKYSYRRLASMFVKGVAINNPPSLLTQSAKAMENFLSWFRGNFVAGDHIVLQNKATGFALYINGVELADIKSPQLFNMLLNTWIGDVPPSRDFKASILGDTSGGDYAGEFLVLQPKPSRVSVMEGWKANLAEAEERNSQEQSASKQTIKVAAAPAVKKVVKTVAKSAATPKPKASVRPLAKQEVKKTPNVASTPQAPKAAKQEKVIKIVVTPTPKPVREIRREELVQEDAIPPSRDDEFSAENLLATQLYTNTLLRHCQSKMTYPRVSRRLGHTGVVVAKVTIDRDGKLVSSQLTQETEYDSLNSAVKNGIKRSVPYPDMPEHIKSDTFTFQVPVAYKLAN
- the nhaC gene encoding Na+/H+ antiporter NhaC gives rise to the protein MSTRQTPLAIALVPVVILITLLSINVFIFKDDAVSGSNQIILIFSGALAALLALKYGHQWQDLEGGVINSIRIAMPAILILLMVGALSGTWLVSGIIPTMIYYGLHVLNPSIFLVAACIICIFVAVFTGSSWTTSATVGIALIGIGKVLGLHPGMIAGAILSGAYFGDKMSPLSDTTNLASASTGTELFTHIRYMCFTTIPSICLALLIFLVLGLGADKSTSDDTIGVILTSLDNSFVITPWLLLVPAAVIVMIVKKVPALPALFAGTLLGVVFAFIFQTDIIETVGKGRGATEQYYYVGIMQTLFGDTAMQTGNDTLDELLTSGGMAGMLTTIWLIISAMIFGGIMERSGFLKIITEALIQRVKSAGSLVSTTVGTCVFFNISTSDQYLAVLLPGRMFTEAYEKQGLAPQNLSRTLEDSGTVTSVLVPWNTCGAYHASVLGVATLTYAPFAFFCIISPLMTMAFAYFKIKIAQAEYEAQQHSESTT